The following are from one region of the Sus scrofa isolate TJ Tabasco breed Duroc unplaced genomic scaffold, Sscrofa11.1 Contig1617, whole genome shotgun sequence genome:
- the LOC110258231 gene encoding olfactory receptor 6C2-like encodes MTIIILTLVDSHLKTAMYFFLKHFSFLETFFTTVCIPRFLYSLSTGDKTISYNACVAQLFFVILFGATEFFLLAAMSYDRYVAICKPLHYATIMNNRVCGWLVSCCWIAGWLVIFPPLRLGLNLEFCDSNIIDHFSCDTSPLLKISCSDTQLIEQMAVALAVLTDIMSYTYIIKTIIKFPSAQQKMKAFSTCSSHLIVVSITYGSCIFIYVKPSPKDDPASNKCVSVLSASVAPMLDPLIYTLRNKQVKRAFTDLIKRISLISKT; translated from the coding sequence ATGACCATCATTATACTCACTTTGGTAGATTCTCACCTTAAAACtgccatgtacttcttcctcaaacACTTCTCCTTTTTAGAAACCTTCTTCACTACGGTCTGCATCCCCAGGTTCCTATACAGCTTATCAACTGGGGACAAAACTATTTCCTATAATGCTTGTGTGGCTCAATTATTTTTTGTCATCCTTTTTGGAGCCACAGAATTTTTTCTCCTAGctgccatgtcctatgaccgctacgtaGCCATCTGCAAACCCTTACATTATGCGACCATCATGAACAACAGAGTCTGTGGATGGCTTGTCAGCTGCTGTTGGATAGCAGGTTGGTTGGTCATATTTCCACCACTGCGCCTGGGCTTAAACctggaattctgtgactctaATATCATTGATCATTTTTCCTGTGATACTTCTCCTTTGCTGAAGATATCTTGTTCAGACACCCAGCTCATAGAACAGATGGCTGTTGCCCTTGCTGTGTTGACTGATATCATGTCCTATACCTACATCATCAAGACCATCATAAAGTTCCCTTCTGCCCAGCAAAAGATGAAGGCCTTCTCTACCTGCTCTTCTCACCTGATAGTGGTTTCTATCACCTATGGCAGTTGTATCTTCATCTATGTCAAACCATCACCAAAAGATGATCCAGCAAGTAATAAATGTGTGTCTGTGCTCAGCGCTTCAGTTGCCCCCATGCTAGACCCACTTATTTATACCCTGAGGAACAAGCAAGTGAAACGAGCTTTCACAGACTTAATCAAAAGAATTTCATTGATCTCAAAGACATAA
- the LOC110258233 gene encoding olfactory receptor 6C68-like: protein MRNHTAITTFILLGLTEDPQLQLLLFLFLFLTYILSVAGNLTIITLTLLDPHLKTPMYFFLQNFSLLEISFTTACIPRFLYSISTGDRTITYNACFTQLFLTDLFGITEFFLLAIMAYDRYVAICKPLHYMTIMSNKLCKTMVVCCWLATIIIILPPFSLCFHLEFCDSNLIDHFGCDVPSLLKISCSDTWLIEQMVIACAVLTFIITLVGVVLSYIYILRTILKFPSAQQRKKAFSTCSSHMIVVSISYGSCIFIYINPSAKEEVNLNKSVSLLISSISPVLNPFIYTLRNKQVKQALHDSLKKTAFLLRK, encoded by the coding sequence ATGAGAAACCACACTGCAATAACAACATTCATCCTTCTGGGACTGACAGAAgatcctcagctgcagcttttgcttttccttttcctctttctcacctACATATTGAGTGTAGCTGGAAATCTGACCATCATCACCCTAACCTTGCTGGATCCCCACCTTAAAacccccatgtattttttcctccaaaatttctctCTCCTAGAAATCTCGTTTACAACTGCCTGTATTCCAAGATTCCTATACAGTATATCAACTGGGGACAGAACAATTACCTATAATGCATGTTTCACTCAATTATTTCTTACAGACCTCTTTGGGATAACTGAGTTTTTTCTCTTAGCAATTATGgcatatgatcgctatgtggccatctgcaaacccctgcactATATGACAATCATGAGCAACAAACTCTGCAAAACAATGGTTGTCTGCTGTTGGCTGGCAACAATTATAATAATCCTCCCTCCATTCAGCTTGTGTTTTCATCTGGAATTCTGTGATTCCAATCTCATCGATCATTTTGGCTGTGATGTACCTAGTCTCTTGAAGATCTCATGCTCAGACACCTGGTTGATTGAGCAGATGGTTATAGCCTGTGCTGTGTTGACCTTCATCATCACTCTTGTAGGTGTGGTTCTCTCCTACATATACATCTTAAGGACGATTCTAAAATTCCCTTCtgcccaacaaagaaaaaaagccttttctacctgttcttcccacatgattgtcGTTTCCATCAGctatggcagctgcatcttcatcTACATCAATCCATCTGCCAAAGAAGAGGTAAATCTCAATAAAAGTGTGTCATTGCTTATTTCCTCCATTTCACCAGTGCTGAATCCTTTTATATATACTCTGAGGAATAAGCAAGTTAAACAAGCCCTTCATGACTCTCTCaaaaaaactgcatttcttttaagaaagtaa
- the LOC110258235 gene encoding olfactory receptor 6C68-like produces the protein MKWYSLDPQVKLMDVGGVEYTRQCSSLDDGVIEFCIQISLTLTCRVGKIQESIMRNHTAITTFILLGLTEDPQLQLLLFLFLFLTYILSVAGNLTIITLTLLDPHLKTPMYFFLQNFSLLEISFTTAGIPRFLYSISTGDRTITYNACFIQLFCTDLLGITEFFLLATMAYDRYVAICKPLHYMTIMSNKLCKTMVVCCWLAALLIILPPFSLCFHLEFCDSNLIDHFGCDVSTLLKISCSDTWLIEQMVIACAVLTFIITLVGVVLSYIYILRTILKFPSAQQRKKAFSTCSSHMIVISISYGSCIFIYIKPSAKEEVNLNKGVALLLSSISPMLNPFIYTLRNKQVKLAFQDSLKKIAFLLRK, from the coding sequence ATGAAATGGTATTCCTTGGATCCACAAGTAAAACTCATGGATGTTGGAGGAGTCGAATATACAAGACAGTGCTCATCACTGGATGATGGTGTCATTGAATTCTGCATTCAAATCTCTCTGACATTGACATGTAGGGTTGGCAAAATCCAGGAGTCAATAATGAGAAACCACACTGCAATAACAACATTCATCCTTCTGGGACTGACAGAAgatcctcagctgcagcttttgcttttccttttcctctttctcacctACATATTGAGTGTAGCTGGAAATCTGACCATCATCACCCTAACCTTGCTGGATCCCCACCTTAAAacccccatgtattttttcctccaaaatttctctCTCCTAGAAATCTCATTTACAACTGCCGGTATTCCAAGATTCCTATACAGTATATCAACTGGAGACAGAACAATTACCTATAATGCATGTTTCATTCAATTATTTTGTACAGATCTCCTTGGGATAACTGAGTTCTTTCTCTTGGCAACTATGgcatatgatcgctatgtggccatctgcaaacccctgcattataTGACAATCATGAGCAACAAACTCTGCAAAACAATGGTTGTCTGCTGTTGGCTGGCAGCACTTCTGATTATCCTCCCTCCATTCAGCTTGTGTTTTCATCTGGAATTCTGTGATTCCAATCTCATCGATCATTTTGGCTGTGATGTATCTACTCTCCTGAAGATCTCATGCTCAGACACCTGGTTGATTGAGCAGATGGTTATAGCCTGTGCTGTGTTGACCTTCATCATCACTCTTGTAGGTGTGGTTCTCTCCTACATATACATCTTAAGGACGATTCTAAAATTCCCTTCtgcccaacaaagaaaaaaagccttttctacctgttcttcccacatgattgtcATTTCCATCAGctatggcagctgcatcttcatcTACATCAAACCATCTGCCAAAGAAGAGGTAAATCTCAATAAAGGAGTGGCAttgcttctttcttccatttcaccaatgctgaatccttttatATATACTCTGAGGAATAAGCAAGTTAAACTAGCCTTTCAGGACTCACtcaaaaaaattgcatttcttttaagaaagtaa